From a single Halobellus ruber genomic region:
- a CDS encoding DUF5785 family protein — MDWPHDPDGELGSEGRRKYGHAVLAKKVDEETDFPLSRDAYVEQYGDHPVRLDDERVVSVADIFEGVDTEEFEDFVEFHKAVGRAMRANGYWFYEGSEA, encoded by the coding sequence ATGGACTGGCCACACGACCCCGACGGCGAGCTCGGCTCCGAGGGCCGGCGCAAGTACGGCCACGCGGTGCTCGCGAAGAAGGTCGACGAGGAGACGGACTTCCCGCTCTCCCGGGACGCCTACGTCGAGCAATACGGCGACCATCCCGTCCGGCTCGACGACGAGCGGGTGGTCTCGGTCGCCGACATCTTCGAGGGGGTCGACACAGAGGAGTTCGAGGACTTCGTGGAGTTCCACAAGGCGGTGGGGCGGGCGATGCGGGCGAACGGCTACTGGTTCTACGAGGGGAGCGAGGCGTAA
- a CDS encoding hybrid sensor histidine kinase/response regulator has translation MLLNDRSQIHVLQIDDDPEFAELTKTFLEREDDRFTVESVTSASEGLQHLTDRPPDCVVSDYDMPGIDGLEFLRTVREEHADLPFILFTGKGSEELASDAISAGVTDYLQKQAGTEQYELLANRIKNAVQARREARRAERQEELMRLTESAGDTGGWELDVATDELALTPGGRQLLGVARQRMPFERFQEFWYPDDRGEIRAAADAVIETQEQVEGVWRLHSAADTHRHVDITMTPVIADGGVTKVRGAITDITEYKQRERQLSQYRDLVESINDAVFVVDQDLKIVYANEKSLNNVGLTAREVDGEPIMPFVEQYAADHSGVAEFEQALATALNDREEEEPDPVELTVTAGGSESVFEHRFSRVSPSQNSLDETVSKAVAIVARDVTDRKQRERELKQTQDLMAEMERLAEIGAWEYDPQKDKATHTAGELRIYGLDPEFDLQLEEALEFYHPEDRDELRTQFEACLETGEPYTTDVRVTRADGEKRWVTAHGQRVQQQDTEVVRGYVQDITDQKERINTLTQTETLFENAQDMLFIIEHSDDEFIVKRVNQAFESATGLSNDDLRGKTPQELFGEARGQRIEDKYRKCIETQESLSYEETLAEEQVPNRDSPTDDGLVHWKTHITPVKVDGDVDWIVGSTRDINERKRREQELKRRNKRLDEFTSIISHDIRNPLNVAEGRLELAHDDCDSEHLADAADAVDRCQTLVDDTLTLARQGEQIGETDSVVLSHVAERSWRTVMTGSAELNTESGLTIRADSSSLQRLFENLFRNAVEHGGNDVAVLVGEVDDGFFVADTGPGIPESDREDIFEAGYSTTEDGTGFGLRIVKEIADAHGWEITVTESQQGGARFEIKGVEREV, from the coding sequence ATGCTTCTGAATGATCGATCGCAAATCCACGTTCTCCAGATTGATGATGACCCAGAATTTGCTGAGTTAACCAAGACGTTTCTCGAACGCGAGGACGACCGGTTTACCGTCGAGAGTGTCACCAGCGCCAGCGAAGGATTACAACACCTCACCGACCGCCCCCCGGATTGCGTCGTCTCGGATTACGATATGCCGGGTATAGATGGGCTTGAATTCTTGCGGACCGTTCGGGAGGAACACGCTGATCTCCCGTTTATACTCTTTACTGGCAAAGGTAGTGAGGAACTCGCTAGTGACGCCATTTCTGCCGGCGTCACCGATTATCTACAAAAACAAGCTGGTACCGAACAGTACGAACTGTTGGCTAACCGAATAAAAAATGCTGTTCAGGCGCGACGCGAGGCACGACGAGCCGAGAGGCAGGAGGAGTTGATGCGCCTCACTGAGTCTGCTGGCGACACCGGGGGCTGGGAACTCGATGTTGCCACCGACGAACTGGCATTAACCCCTGGGGGACGACAACTCTTGGGGGTAGCGCGCCAGCGGATGCCGTTTGAGCGGTTTCAGGAGTTTTGGTACCCTGATGACAGGGGCGAGATCCGTGCAGCGGCGGATGCCGTTATCGAGACGCAGGAGCAAGTGGAGGGAGTATGGCGGTTACACTCTGCTGCTGACACTCATCGGCACGTCGATATCACGATGACGCCCGTCATAGCCGACGGCGGGGTAACAAAGGTCAGAGGCGCAATTACTGATATTACCGAGTATAAACAACGCGAACGGCAGCTTAGCCAGTACAGGGACTTGGTTGAAAGCATCAACGATGCGGTTTTCGTAGTAGATCAGGATCTGAAGATCGTTTATGCGAACGAGAAATCGCTCAACAACGTTGGCCTCACAGCCCGGGAAGTTGACGGCGAACCCATTATGCCGTTTGTCGAGCAGTACGCTGCCGACCACTCCGGTGTCGCGGAGTTCGAACAGGCGCTTGCTACGGCACTAAACGACCGCGAGGAAGAGGAGCCGGATCCAGTCGAACTGACGGTGACTGCTGGCGGTTCGGAATCGGTCTTTGAGCACCGATTCTCACGCGTTTCGCCGAGTCAGAACTCCCTGGACGAGACCGTGAGCAAGGCCGTGGCCATCGTTGCGCGTGACGTTACCGACCGCAAACAACGCGAGCGGGAACTGAAACAAACCCAGGATCTGATGGCTGAGATGGAGCGGCTGGCCGAGATCGGTGCGTGGGAATACGACCCACAAAAGGACAAGGCAACGCACACTGCTGGCGAGCTCCGAATATACGGTCTTGATCCCGAATTCGATCTTCAGTTAGAGGAAGCGCTTGAATTTTATCATCCAGAAGATAGGGACGAACTCAGAACGCAGTTTGAAGCGTGTCTCGAAACCGGTGAGCCGTACACCACGGACGTGCGAGTGACCAGAGCAGATGGGGAAAAGCGGTGGGTCACCGCACACGGTCAGCGTGTCCAACAGCAGGATACGGAGGTAGTGCGCGGATACGTACAGGACATCACAGATCAAAAAGAGCGAATTAATACCCTTACGCAAACCGAGACGTTGTTCGAGAACGCGCAAGACATGTTATTCATTATCGAGCACTCGGACGACGAATTCATCGTCAAGCGGGTGAACCAGGCGTTCGAGTCGGCAACTGGTCTCTCAAACGATGATCTCCGGGGGAAGACACCGCAGGAACTCTTCGGTGAGGCTCGTGGACAAAGGATCGAGGATAAGTATCGTAAGTGTATCGAAACACAAGAGTCACTCAGTTACGAGGAGACGCTCGCCGAGGAGCAAGTTCCGAACAGGGACTCACCGACCGACGACGGACTTGTCCATTGGAAAACACATATCACACCGGTCAAAGTGGACGGGGATGTAGACTGGATTGTCGGTTCCACTCGCGACATCAACGAACGAAAACGTCGGGAGCAGGAGCTTAAACGTCGGAACAAGCGTCTGGATGAGTTTACCAGTATCATCAGTCACGACATTCGAAATCCATTGAATGTCGCAGAGGGACGGTTAGAATTGGCCCATGACGACTGCGACAGCGAGCACCTCGCCGACGCGGCTGACGCAGTTGACCGATGTCAAACGCTGGTTGATGACACATTGACGCTGGCACGACAGGGTGAGCAGATCGGTGAGACGGACTCGGTAGTGCTATCACACGTGGCTGAGCGGAGTTGGCGAACTGTTATGACCGGATCGGCCGAATTGAATACTGAAAGCGGGCTAACCATCCGTGCCGATAGCAGTAGCCTCCAGCGGTTGTTCGAGAACCTGTTCCGTAATGCCGTTGAACACGGCGGTAATGACGTGGCTGTTCTCGTCGGAGAGGTGGACGACGGCTTCTTCGTGGCAGATACTGGGCCCGGAATCCCCGAGTCCGACCGCGAGGACATATTCGAGGCGGGTTACTCGACTACGGAAGATGGAACCGGGTTCGGCCTGCGAATAGTTAAGGAGATCGCTGACGCTCACGGCTGGGAAATTACCGTGACCGAGAGCCAGCAGGGTGGAGCACGGTTTGAAATCAAAGGCGTCGAAAGGGAAGTGTGA
- a CDS encoding DUF5518 domain-containing protein codes for MSGLSHRVPKRLLQWKYGLIGGGVALPCTAFSYWQTGSEVSLGAVVFGGLLTGYVLGRSNSDTTRAGIQVGIVGGLPILWAVFDTYVAVTGFTQPEWVTLAQGLFLIAFTVVGFGIAAVVGEVGVRIGTWLADTVESRRNHPTQ; via the coding sequence ATGTCGGGTCTCAGTCACCGGGTTCCGAAGAGATTGCTGCAATGGAAATACGGGCTTATCGGTGGAGGAGTGGCTCTTCCGTGTACTGCGTTCAGCTATTGGCAGACCGGGTCCGAGGTCTCGCTGGGAGCGGTGGTGTTCGGCGGACTCCTGACCGGGTACGTACTCGGTCGGTCGAACAGCGACACAACTCGCGCAGGGATCCAGGTCGGGATCGTCGGTGGGCTTCCGATTCTCTGGGCCGTATTCGACACGTATGTCGCGGTAACGGGGTTCACCCAGCCGGAATGGGTCACGCTCGCACAGGGCCTGTTCCTGATCGCATTTACCGTCGTCGGGTTTGGGATCGCCGCGGTTGTCGGCGAGGTAGGCGTCCGGATCGGGACGTGGCTGGCGGACACCGTCGAGAGTCGCCGCAACCACCCGACGCAGTAA
- a CDS encoding CPBP family intramembrane glutamic endopeptidase, translating into MQLVANATIVAVLLGADVVVPYARISDYIFTFGVSLFLAGALEELGWRGFLQPRLQQRFSALHASLVIGVVWGLWHVPMILTGTGGFTVFREYMLSVTVMSVILGWLYNNTEGALPVVMVAHASHNMPRIEDVAGDVPAVFNTISGDATFYLLCASLIALYAGSQTLTRDGSLPNIPGQLSELSSGGQTHAD; encoded by the coding sequence TTGCAACTGGTTGCAAACGCTACTATAGTTGCGGTGCTTCTCGGTGCTGACGTGGTGGTTCCATACGCTCGGATCAGTGATTACATCTTCACATTCGGTGTCTCGCTGTTTCTGGCTGGTGCACTGGAAGAATTGGGCTGGCGTGGCTTCCTACAGCCCCGTCTCCAGCAGCGATTCAGTGCGCTCCACGCAAGTTTAGTGATTGGCGTCGTCTGGGGGCTTTGGCACGTCCCGATGATCCTCACCGGAACCGGCGGTTTCACCGTTTTCCGGGAATATATGCTGAGTGTCACAGTTATGTCGGTCATTCTCGGCTGGCTGTACAACAACACCGAGGGGGCGTTGCCGGTCGTGATGGTCGCCCACGCGTCCCACAATATGCCCCGCATCGAGGATGTTGCTGGAGACGTGCCCGCTGTATTCAATACCATATCGGGAGACGCGACATTCTATCTGCTCTGCGCGTCGCTCATCGCGCTGTACGCCGGATCACAGACGTTGACGCGGGATGGAAGCCTGCCCAACATCCCCGGCCAACTCAGCGAGCTGTCGTCTGGTGGGCAAACCCACGCTGACTAA
- a CDS encoding DUF2064 domain-containing protein encodes MTVVAVLADPPRPGLALPRLADTSPLSAAEAASLSAAMLKDTLRAVEASGGDLLVNYRPDDLLPDRHVDPDESASESLRALAEAALEDPDSARFEVQVGSTFSARAGNTITHLLDREGVQSAAAVRGDAPLLKRSTIDSAAMNLRTNEVVLGPSTDGRVYFAGFTAPVDFEAAFATPELETLVDGANDAGHDTEFLAMQPTVRTGADLATLVSTIRARWQAGRVVPEHTARFVVDNGLTAVDDGDGSPTVVRD; translated from the coding sequence ATGACCGTCGTCGCCGTTCTCGCCGACCCGCCGCGTCCCGGACTCGCACTTCCCCGGCTCGCCGACACGAGCCCGCTGTCGGCGGCGGAGGCGGCGTCGCTCTCGGCGGCGATGCTGAAGGACACCCTCCGGGCGGTCGAGGCCTCCGGCGGCGATCTGCTGGTGAATTACCGCCCGGACGACCTGCTTCCTGACCGCCACGTCGACCCCGACGAATCCGCGTCGGAGTCGCTCCGCGCGCTCGCCGAGGCCGCACTCGAGGACCCCGATTCCGCCCGCTTCGAGGTGCAGGTCGGGTCGACATTTTCGGCGCGGGCCGGTAACACGATCACCCACCTGCTCGACAGGGAAGGAGTGCAGTCGGCGGCGGCGGTCCGCGGGGACGCCCCCCTGCTCAAGCGGTCGACGATCGACTCGGCGGCGATGAACCTCCGGACCAACGAGGTCGTGCTCGGGCCGTCGACCGACGGCCGGGTCTACTTCGCCGGCTTCACCGCCCCAGTCGACTTCGAGGCGGCGTTCGCGACGCCCGAACTGGAGACGCTCGTCGACGGCGCCAACGACGCCGGCCACGACACCGAGTTTCTGGCGATGCAGCCGACGGTCCGGACCGGTGCGGATCTCGCGACCCTCGTGTCCACGATTCGGGCGCGGTGGCAGGCCGGACGCGTCGTCCCCGAACACACCGCGCGGTTCGTCGTCGACAACGGGCTCACGGCCGTCGACGACGGCGACGGCAGTCCGACGGTCGTGCGGGACTGA
- a CDS encoding pentapeptide repeat-containing protein, whose amino-acid sequence MAGSGSAWCGYEWPADCERVEGTDEPIAQSCCVREPVADAGRCVWHADPEATDEKTVEALAEARVPDDIADRTSPAGELLDGAILRGRSLEDAVDFAGAILRGADLGDADLESADLTDAILYRADLTDAYLRSADLTDAYLRSADLTDASLPGADLTDAYLRSADLTDAYLRSADLTDASLPGADLTDADLRRADLTDADLRRADLTDADLWDADLTDADLRRADLTDADLRDADLTDADLWDADLTDADLWDADLTDADLSEADLTDADLFDAALTDADLSEADLTDADLREAVLNGVDARQADLSDVDARDAEFTDPPRTTIPLGRRHAAGGSRAGSLLPSVLPDPDPDLAVDPAAIDPGLLTSRDILTPADRRPEGANLEDAVLEHADLRGADFRDARLYQTDLTDTRINAETTFDSTTLYERRPDLDGWFANTTESTHEAGAWVHRRLERLHEDNALSEDARRFHVRKQEAERSHYARLTLAADTLASALGYGGRWCVLTASGALTRHGESVRRVVALSVGVILLSALLYPFVGGFASGAPGDGVETFRLTVGDLTGGDLAAGEVASTLARSLYFSVITFSTIGYGDLFPTGTGSRILVGLESLAGAVLIALLIFVLGRRTAR is encoded by the coding sequence ATGGCTGGGTCGGGGTCGGCGTGGTGCGGGTACGAGTGGCCGGCGGACTGTGAGCGGGTGGAAGGAACGGATGAGCCGATTGCCCAGTCCTGTTGCGTCCGAGAGCCCGTCGCGGACGCCGGGCGGTGCGTGTGGCACGCGGATCCGGAGGCGACCGACGAGAAGACGGTCGAGGCCCTGGCCGAGGCGCGCGTGCCGGACGACATCGCCGACCGGACCTCGCCGGCGGGGGAACTGCTCGACGGCGCGATCCTTCGCGGGCGTTCGCTGGAGGATGCCGTCGATTTTGCGGGTGCCATTCTGCGTGGCGCTGATCTCGGAGACGCGGACCTCGAAAGCGCCGACCTCACCGACGCGATCCTCTACCGCGCCGACCTCACCGACGCGTACCTCCGCTCTGCCGACCTCACCGACGCGTACCTCCGCTCTGCCGACCTCACCGACGCGTCCCTCCCTGGGGCCGACCTCACCGACGCGTACCTCCGCTCTGCCGACCTCACCGACGCGTACCTCCGCTCTGCCGACCTCACCGACGCGTCCCTCCCTGGGGCCGACCTCACCGACGCGGACCTCCGCCGGGCCGACCTCACCGACGCGGACCTCCGCCGGGCCGACCTCACCGACGCGGACCTCTGGGATGCCGACCTCACCGACGCGGACCTCCGCCGGGCCGACCTCACCGACGCGGACCTCCGGGATGCCGACCTCACCGACGCGGACCTCTGGGATGCCGACCTCACCGACGCGGACCTCTGGGATGCCGACCTCACCGACGCGGACCTCTCCGAAGCCGACCTCACCGACGCGGACCTCTTCGATGCCGCCCTCACCGACGCGGACCTCTCCGAAGCCGACCTCACCGACGCGGACCTCCGAGAGGCGGTCCTGAACGGCGTCGACGCCCGGCAGGCGGACCTGAGCGACGTCGACGCCAGGGACGCCGAGTTCACCGACCCGCCGCGCACGACTATCCCACTCGGACGCCGGCACGCCGCCGGTGGCTCGCGAGCGGGTTCCCTGCTGCCGTCGGTCCTGCCGGACCCCGATCCCGACCTCGCGGTCGATCCCGCCGCCATCGACCCGGGTCTCCTCACCTCACGCGATATCCTCACGCCCGCGGATCGCCGCCCGGAGGGCGCGAACCTCGAAGACGCCGTGCTGGAGCACGCCGACCTGCGCGGCGCCGACTTCCGCGACGCGCGGCTCTACCAGACCGACCTCACGGACACCCGGATCAACGCCGAGACCACATTCGACTCGACGACGCTGTACGAGCGGCGCCCCGACCTCGACGGCTGGTTCGCGAACACCACCGAAAGCACCCACGAGGCCGGCGCGTGGGTCCACCGCCGGCTGGAGCGCCTCCACGAGGACAACGCCCTCTCGGAGGACGCCCGGCGGTTCCACGTCCGGAAGCAGGAGGCCGAGCGGTCCCACTACGCCCGGCTGACCCTGGCGGCGGACACGCTCGCGTCCGCCCTCGGATACGGCGGCCGGTGGTGCGTGCTGACCGCGTCCGGCGCCCTGACCCGCCACGGCGAGAGCGTCCGGCGCGTCGTCGCCCTCTCGGTGGGCGTGATCCTGCTGTCGGCCCTGCTGTACCCCTTCGTCGGCGGGTTCGCGTCCGGTGCCCCCGGAGACGGTGTCGAGACCTTCCGGCTGACCGTGGGCGACCTCACCGGGGGCGACCTCGCCGCGGGCGAGGTGGCGTCGACGCTCGCCCGGAGCCTCTATTTCAGCGTCATCACGTTCAGCACGATCGGCTACGGCGACCTGTTCCCGACGGGCACCGGGTCGCGGATCCTCGTCGGCCTGGAGTCGCTCGCCGGGGCGGTGTTGATCGCGCTCCTCATCTTCGTCCTCGGCCGGCGGACGGCCCGGTGA